One Acidimicrobiales bacterium genomic region harbors:
- a CDS encoding aspartate kinase, which yields MALVVQKFGGTSVADPDRIREVADHVARTIKHGTDVVLVVSAMGKETDDLLRLATQVSDVRPGREMDMLITAGERKATALTCMALAGIGIPAESFTGSQAGFLTDTTHTNARILELNPERVRESLAAGRVPVVGGSQGVSTDRDVTFLGRGGSDTTAVALAAALDADSCELYTDVPGVFNADPRLVSNARRIDKVSFESLLEMTATGCPKPAMRSVEFARNHGVTLHIRSAFTWESGTWVVEEDPTMEHALVTAITHDTSEAKITLANAPDEPGVAARVFRALAERDVNVDMIVQNVSAQGHTAISFTVPHRQVDVCVEVMPKLSEELGSGEVTVDQHIGRVSLVGAGMQSNPGVAARMFEVLAEAGINIEMISTSAIRVSCVVREDRVEDAVIALHGAFELDQPLV from the coding sequence GTGGCTCTCGTCGTCCAGAAGTTCGGTGGCACCTCGGTGGCCGATCCCGACCGCATCCGCGAGGTCGCCGATCACGTCGCCCGCACCATCAAGCACGGCACCGACGTGGTGCTCGTCGTCAGCGCCATGGGCAAGGAGACCGACGACCTGCTGCGGCTGGCAACGCAGGTGTCCGATGTCCGTCCGGGCCGCGAGATGGACATGCTCATCACCGCGGGCGAGCGCAAGGCCACCGCGCTCACCTGCATGGCGCTGGCGGGCATCGGCATCCCGGCCGAGTCGTTCACCGGAAGCCAGGCGGGCTTTCTCACCGACACCACCCACACCAACGCGAGGATCCTCGAGCTCAACCCCGAGCGGGTGCGCGAGTCCCTCGCCGCCGGCCGGGTCCCGGTGGTCGGCGGCTCCCAGGGCGTCTCCACCGACCGCGACGTCACCTTCCTGGGGCGCGGCGGTTCCGACACCACCGCCGTCGCGCTCGCCGCGGCGCTCGACGCCGACAGCTGCGAGCTCTACACCGACGTGCCCGGCGTGTTCAACGCCGACCCCCGGTTGGTGTCCAACGCCCGCCGCATCGACAAGGTCTCGTTCGAGTCGCTGCTCGAGATGACCGCCACCGGGTGCCCCAAGCCGGCGATGCGCTCGGTCGAGTTCGCCCGCAACCACGGCGTCACCCTCCACATCCGCTCCGCCTTCACCTGGGAGTCGGGCACTTGGGTCGTCGAGGAGGACCCCACCATGGAACACGCACTCGTCACCGCCATCACCCACGACACCTCCGAGGCCAAGATCACCCTCGCCAACGCACCCGACGAGCCCGGGGTGGCGGCCAGGGTCTTCCGGGCCCTTGCCGAGCGCGACGTGAACGTCGACATGATCGTGCAGAACGTGTCCGCCCAGGGCCACACCGCCATCTCGTTCACCGTGCCCCACCGCCAGGTCGACGTCTGCGTCGAGGTCATGCCCAAGCTGAGCGAGGAGCTCGGATCCGGCGAGGTCACCGTCGACCAGCACATCGGCCGGGTCAGCCTCGTCGGGGCCGGCATGCAGTCGAACCCCGGGGTCGCCGCCCGCATGTTCGAGGTCCTGGCCGAGGCCGGGATCAACATCGAGATGATCTCCACCTCGGCCATCCGCGTCAGCTGCGTCGTGCGCGAAGACCGGGTCGAGGATGCGGTCATCGCCCTGCACGGCGCATTCGAGCTGGATCAGCCCCTGGTCTGA